The Theileria annulata chromosome 2, complete sequence, *** SEQUENCING IN PROGRESS *** genomic sequence CAACTAATACAGATACAAACTCGTCAGACCCCATGGTGAAGGTCAGATGGGACGGAATAGTCAACTGTACTCCTACTTTGGAATGCACAACTAGTCCCGTTTACAACCACAATATGTACTTCCCAATCCATTTAGTTGACGAAGAGGAAACTAAGAATATATTCCTTATCATGAACTGTCTTCCAGTGGATTTGTTATCCAAAGGACCTGTTGTCATGGAAGTCTGGGATGGGGATGATACTTCAACTGAGTTTTTGGGAGGGGTCGAGGTTCCTTTATCTAAGTTATTCCTAAATGGAATAGAAACTAGGAGAAGTTTGGTTGATGGTATTTACAATGAAGGATCGAAACAGGGTTTGGATGATGAAGACGGTCATGAAGTGGGTGAACCTGTTTTATATTCTGGGTTTTCTAACGATGTTAACGTGGAACATCTTACTCCAGTTTATAGGGATACACTGACTCTAACTGGATATACAGTACCACATAGAGGATCCAAGCCCACAATTACCTTTGAAATGTATATACTCCCTCCCATGCCCCAAGGTTTAACAGTTCCAAACGATCAGAAGAGACAAGTTAAATCTGATACTTACAGGGATTTGGCTAGACGTTGGGATAAGGAATTTGAAACTTGGCAGAAGATGTACAAGGATCAAACCTTATCCAACTTTCCCCAGAGACGTTTTTTAACAACTACTACAAACAATGCTCTTAAAATGGAAATCTCGCCAACTGAAGTGATTATTCTTTCATGTTTTGTTACTCCTATACAAATCCCCTCTCAATTATCAAGACCAGGAACATTGATGCATTGGATTTCAAACTTTGCACTTAAGGAAGATTCGATTGACACAGTTGGAGAATTGAgaaaaattgataattgGCAAACCCCCTCAAGGTTTCTTACAACCAGGAAGGGAGGCCTTCATGATAGAGCTGTTTTACTCTGTAGTTGTCTGCTTGGAATTAATTTCGACGCATACGTCTGTAAGGGAACCATAAAAAATGGAACTGTTGAGCACTGTTGGGTCATGACCAGGCACTCTGATTCAACTGTGTCCTTTTGGGAAACTGGAAACAAGAAAATTTGGCACCTTCCTAAGAGGTGGAGAGTTTCCAAACAAGACTCCGACTGTTATGAAGATTTAAATGTTACCTCGGGACCCATTTTAGATaactataaaaatattacatTCGAACCCTCCTCAAACCTACAGCAATTACAAGTTccaaataaaaatgttcATGGACTTACAAAGTATGAAATGTACGGAAATGATTATGTCCCTGATCAAAAGGTGGACTTGGATGCCTTGCTCCACAAACACGACGAAGTTAACTTTGATACCTCCTCCTTAAGAGATAACTTGAGTAAAACACTCCTTGATAATCCCCAAAGAAAACAGCAATTTGCAAAAACTGTGAAACAATTAAATCCGAAACAGGTAATTTTACCCCTTGTTATTTCTTGAAATTGTTTAACagaatatattttgttttagGATCTAATTATACCCTTTGAGACTTTGGTTCACTTGCCTTATTCTTCCATTGAAACTGTATTCAATAACAAACAACTTTGGGGAAATATACAAAACCATCACCCCTCTTGCATTTTATACGATTTGGAAGATCCACTTCAGTGGAAACCATTTCTCAAAGTTCCATTACAAGACGAATTATCGCAGTACATACAAATCACTCCCCCTCCAACCATGAACAAAtggtaataatattctaatattttcattaataattatttagcATTGAGACATCTAATGATATATCTAATGATATTTGTGACATGATTGAAGTCATGAGGGCCCATAGAGGTTTAAAGTGCTCAATTTCGAAAGAAGATGAAATGAAAGAAAAGCTCGGGAATTTTCTAGATTTAATGGAATATAGAGAGTCACTCGACCCTCAATTCGATCCAGGAATGCCTATTCACCTTTTGGGTTGGAGTAACAGAAAGAAGTTGAAGAAGTTAAGTAAGACTAGAAATGTCCAGGAAGTGgtaaataatatgaaaaaatCAACTAAACAACCTCAATTTGattcatattattcaaCAGAATCTACAGATGTATCCCCTAAACCCCAATCAGTTAACCAACAAGTCAATGAACAAAGTGAAAAGGTTTCTGAAAAATCACAGAAATCAGCTAGGGATTTAGAATCTGGAGTTAATCCTGAACAGCCACCTGTTGAGGCGGAACAAAATGCTGATAATGAAAATCCTGAAGTAAATACAGAACCAGAAAGGCGTAAAAAAACTACTTCTCGAGGTCGAAAAAGAAGACATAGCAGGCGTGAAAAGAGAACAAAGCCGTTGGAGAAAAGGACTGTTGAGGACCCAAAACATCAAAGCCTAATTAGATATAGGGGAACCAGGTTAAATTTGGAGAAAAAAGTAAATTTGGTCAAAAATGGATTTGAAATCAGTTTAAAGAAAAAATCCAAGCctaaaaatgttaaaaacCTGAAACAACCAAAGATACACAAAAGTTTCTATGATGTTACTCATGTTGAAGTTCCTGAATTTCAAATCTGTTCCAGATTTAACCCTATAAATACTCCTTCAAGTTCTGGAGTTTCTAGAACTCCCATGTCTGATTTATCAGTGGCAAGTCTTGAAAAATTCTCATTCAACAAACACTCTGATATAATTCATTCTGCTGTTCACAGAATGAGGGTTTCTATTCAGGAAAAGTCTCGTAACCATAATCTTGGTAGAAGAGAAGATTCTAAAAATGTCAAGCttacaaattatatgaaccagcaaaattatttggtaAAGAATAGAAAGTCGTTCCTTAAAAAGTTAAGGACTGCTGTTAATAAGCGTGGCTCTAGATTTGAAAGAAATCCCAGATTCATTGAGGACATGAATCTAGTGGTTCAAATGCCAGAGTTCCGAAAGGAATATATGTATGCAGACTACAATATTCCTTACGAGTTCACTATACACAAGTCTGTTGAGACTTCTAATTGGAACCATTACTACCATTATGAGGCTCTTTTTTATTCTTGGCAGAAGAATATACCAGTAATGGCAAACCACACTTTTGTAGGAATTCCTATCCACTTTTCAACGAGTGATGTTAATGAGATTAGGAGACTCTTGTGTTGTAACAAAAGATTCAAGAAACTGTTTGTCAACAAGTTGGACGATTTGGTTTATGTTATTTGTTGTAAAGTTTATCCATTCTTGGGTAACCTCTTTTCAACCTGGGTCTTTATAGGATGCCATGTCCCGTGGAGAATGTAAAATAACACACTTAAATagtaatttataaatttattttatataatattatgttatttttgTTAACGTATTGTTAACCTTAATTTATCCTTTAATGATTTAACGGCTTCTTCATGGATCGAGTTAACGAAGCTGTTAGTTAGATTTTCCTCAAATGCTCTATACACTACTCTGTAGCAGAGGCTCTTTTTGCTAATCTTCTCATTGAAATAGATAGATACAAATTGAATATCTTCAACGTACCCTTTTCCCTTTTCCATAATTATTGATCTAAATATCTCTTCGTCAAATGAATCTGGGATATAAAATGAAAGGTCACGGACTACAGGCGGATTTTTactatattttacaaaaactGGGAGCTTCTTCTCTGAGAAGCTGTGTTCGTATTGTTTGAGGAATCTTTCATCAGTTTCCCAAAACTGTCGAATGTCAGATATCTTACACAGTACCATAGTAAGACGTTCCAGTCCTATCCCAAAGGCCCATCCTCCCAAGAATTCTTCTCCGAAATCCTTAAAgttattttccaaaataatattttttaggaCTCCACAACCCAGAAGTTCAGTTGGTTGAGCATCGTTCTTGAGGTAATATTCGGAAGAGGGGAACGTGAAGGGGAACGTAGCTTCATCGTCCCAGTACTTTTCAAGTTCCGAAAAGTTAATTTTACGTGATTCCGTTGTGTTTTTTGAGACAACCGTAACAAATTTGAAGAGATGAGAAACTAAATTTTCTAGTGTTCTTTTCAAATGTCTAAAAATAACTTCATTTGTGGTATCAGTTTTAAATTCCTCAAGGCTTCTAAGTTTTTCGATATCTTCTCGAGTAAATAAAAGGTATCCATCCATTTGGTGAAATACAGGGTAGTGTTGTGAATCGATCTCATCCCTTCGAAACACCTGGCctgaataaatatgatttagtttaataaatacCTGAGTAGATCGCTTCAGTTATTCCATCCCTTAGTAGATTTGTTATGTGTGAAGTAGTGTGCGTTGGAAGCAGTTTGTACTTTGAATGTTTAAAGGTATCAGCCATGTAATGGATTAAATCCCTATCATAAACTCCATTTTTTTCTTTGATTATATCCAAatatgatttatttttaaaatctttaaaGTTCTTTATGTATTCTTTGTCCAAATAATATGAATCTTTGGGGTCTCTGCTAACGTGATCCAGGGGAACCTGGAGCTCATCGAAATTTTGGCTTATGGTGACTGGCTCAAACTGAACTGGATAGTAATCAAACTTTCTCTTTGAGACTACTAAATCTTCGTAGGAATTAAAGAAATCTCTAATGAGATGTGCCACGATTCCCAGAGGGTTAGATGTGTTCGTATCCAGCCTTTTGGATATCTTCTCTTCAAAATGCTTTGGTATTTTAGGGTTCATATTAAAGTTAAACTGTAAATTTGTTGTGTTATATAGGTTCGTCTTAAAACGTTGCGatattaatgtattaaaCAAACAGCGATTAAGTGAAACAGGCAAATTGTTGCCTTTGTAGAGTCTAAATGCTAAGATTCCACTcatgattttattatcaaataaaaaGGTGCCAGAAAGGAACAACAATGATTCTAATTTGTGCAATATTAAGGTAAGAAGACTCAGGGTTAACCAGAAGTATAAcatattacacattaatgttaatttatgaGCCAGTAAAACAAATTCATTGTAAAAGTctgaatattattttaaaaattgttactattcttaataaatgagtttaattagttaatttatttgttatacATACTAAAAGAGGaagattttaaaactaCATTGAAAAATTCATCcgaaaaattaaaaattaatttggaaatattaaactaaaaatgaagataataaacattgtaattattagtttttGTCTGATTAAAATTTGGCTATGTAAGGCTCACTACCTTGACATGGCAGAAACTGAAGAAGGTGGAAATGGGAAAATACTTGATACACAAGAAGGGGGTTTCAATACTCCATACAAAGGATATGATAATTATGATTTGAACTCTGGAAAAGGAGACTCACTCGTAGAAAAGGGGACTGTGAAGTCGAATAATAATGACAGAAAGCCCAAAGGTAATCATAATAAAAAGTTAAATGGGAAGGAAAATTCACCAAAGAAAGGAAAAGAAAAGGTTATAGATACTAagaaaaaaacaaatagaaaaaataatgatgaaaaaattaaaaagaagAACTCAAAAGACTCAAGAGAGTGTAGGAAAGGAACCAAGTGTAGAAATAAGTTAAATGGTGTATCCGTAAAAAGAGAACATAAAAAAAGAAATGAAAAGGGAAGATTAGTTCCAATAAAGAGTCACAACTCTTTTAATGAAGATTTTAGTCAAGACTATGAATCAAAGTCGGAGTCAAGTACCAAAAAGAAATTAAGCCCAAAAATCAAGAATTTTGCCATTGGTGCATCAGATAAAATTGCTCAGTATGGTTTACCCATAGCTACAAATTTGGctaataatttgataaacAATAAGTTGGTTAAcgaagaagaagaagacTCTGAATCTGACTCAGATTTATCCGATATACTTGGTGGAaaagatgatgaagatggggatgaagaaaatgaaaatgaaacAGAAAAGGAAGAGGAATTAGAAAGTACCGAACCAGAGGAAGATGAAGAGAATGCCGAAGAAAATGGCGATTCTGAAGAAGAATATGAAGTTGGTGAGcatgatgaaaatgaagaCGAAGATAATTCATCCgaagaggaagaagaaTCTGATGATAATGAAGAGGTTGAGGAATCTGAATATGCAAATGACGAACCTGAAGAACATGAATCGGAAGATGAAGAAGGTGgagatgaagaagaagattATACCAAGAGGTTTAAAACTCCATCTGGCTTAGGTAGAAAGTGTATTCATTGATTCGCGTTAATTAAACCGGcttagttaatttaattcatacttattatattaatacttttaCCAGAATATCTTGGTGCTGGATATGACCTGATTAAAGGAAATCCACTCGGAGATAGCGTAACTCTCTTGGATCCAGGTTATAAATCCAGTGTTATTCAAATGCATTGGagtaaaaatattgaaaatatatcaaatagTTTGAGATTCTTACAACCCATTGGTGGTTGGATTAGACCTTATTCATCATGCCATAAGGTTGAAACTGTAAGAATATCCATTTAATATTCATCATTAGGTAACTGAAATAAAATCCTCCAAGTCTTTACTCAAGTCACTTTCAGCTGATGCCAGTGTTTCTTTGAGTCTACCTGGTGATGATTTTAAGTTTTCTGCATCAGCCAAGTTCAAAAAACTAGAAGACGCTTCTAAATCGCGTAATAGCAAAGTTTATATCAACAAATCATACTGCTTTAAGTATGTCGCTGGGATTTCAACTTCTTTAAATTGGTGAGTTTTGCTTATATATTGAGAATAGGGACTTAACTCTAGGATTTCAATCCTCTCTCAAAAGATTATCAACTGAATTTAAGGGATTTGAGAAGAATTCAATGTGCAGGCCTTACATTTACAGGGAAGATCCCAAGAACGAAAATTGTGAAGAACTTGGTGTTTCAGACTGGATGGAACTTTTCAATACTTTCGGTACTCATGTTGCTACCAAAATATACTTGGGTATAACAATTTTCCTCTAATAATATGTAGGTGGTAAGATTTTCACTACTTTGGAAGTGAAGAAAAATCaagaaaaaaaattaagtGATCAGGGTTTGGATGTAAAAGCAATATTGTCAGCCAAGATTAAAGACATTGGTATAGACTCGAATGTCGAAGTTTCAACTATAAAGTCTAAAAATTCACTAGACCACTTGTTGGATACGAAAAAATCGACTTTTGTTCTTGGAGGTGATATTTATGGTCATGGTAAAACCATTGAATTTGGGGAGTGGGCAAGATCCGTTGCTGATCATTCAATGCCGATTAAGGCAGAGTTTACTCCAATTTCTCACTTTATAGACAAAAAACTCAGTGAAACTTACAATAAAGCTTATTTATATTACGCTGATGTTGTTCTTGAGAGCGATTTTTTGAGGTATGAGTCCCAAGTAGAACTGACTCCTGAGGAACTGGTTTGTTAGTCAAATTcatctataaatttagattGATGATGTTGAAATTGAGCATAATCAAGGTTCTGGTGATGTAAAAGTTAGTTGTAAAGATGGAAAATCAATCCAATTTGGATTTATGATATTATCTTTAAAGGACAATACTTATGAAGTTAGGGAGTGCCCAATTCATGCAACAGAATGTTCATCTGGTTCAGATGAAAAAATTGGTTATTCTAGCTTGTGGATAGCATGTAGAGTTCAGAATATAGTAAATTTGAGGCAAATTTTAACCACTGATAAGGTAGTTTTTTATTAACCATTCATGTTCAGAAACCCTCATGTGAGAATGGGTTTCATATTTTCCTTGGGTCATATTTCTTTGAAAGCAAATCGAAATATCTTCTTATGAAGCCCTGCAAACTCGGTTTGTTCCATACTAAACTTATGTTTAGGTGAAACTAAGTGTGAGACTGAGGGTGTGCCTTTGTATACTTGGCTCGTCTGTATTAAGAAATATTGGGTTAGgtttgatttaattaactatttaGGATTTAAATTCTAAGAGCAAAGTTGTTAAAAGGTCTGAAACCTCTTCTATAAGTTGTAAAGAGAATGAGGAAATCGCATTTggtattttattttatatatactacATCCTATATACATTGTTACTTAATTGTATATACAcatgtataatataaagtttaatattataatttaatcttGTCTAGGTATTGGTTTTGAATGGATTAAAGACAAAAACAAGTTTAAATTTCCGAGGTTTTTTCTATGTAAAAAACACGAATCTGAATGTTCTCACACATGTTCCGAGTACTGTAACAGAATTGTGCAATacataatttgtaaataatgtttaataCTGAATAACGTATACAcgattttatcaatttataCATAGCTTATAAAGTTTGAGTTGTTTCTGTCGCACTGTGAATAGAGTGATGAGTACACGTCTATGTTTTGGATGTTTTGGTTATAGAGATATAGCACTTCGGTCGGGCTGACGAATATACCTCGCATTTTGGTGCAACGGCCAAACAAATCAGTTGCAGAGAGAATATCATGGTCCAGTACCACTTCCAACGTCATATCTGAGTTTTCGTTTTCATGCTTTGATCCAGAAGAATTGATTTTCTTACTTTGATCAAGGTTTGTTTCATCCTCAATCACTGGTCGATTGGGGTAAATGCCAACTATGATTCCTCTTGTTCCCAGAGGAACTCTTTCGTTATGGTTTATATAAACCACTGCTTGTCCCAGGTATATATTTGAAAGGTCGAAGTTAACCAACGTTGTGTTGTATGCTGGTATGTGGAGGTTTTTCATGTGGTTTACTCTTACCATTTTAACCATGGTGTTTTCTGGTGCAGAGTTCTCTGATGCATATTCATCTTGGTGTTGAATTAGCAATTGTATTTGGTTCCTGGTCATGCATGTATAATTACCCTGTGTAAGCTTCAGGCGTCTGAATGGTTGAGAGTCACAAAACTTAGTAATCTGTTTCAACTTAAATGAGGCTTGTTCTGGTGTCAAGTTCGGGTACAACTCATTGATGTCAAGTGTTTTCTTCTCCTTGGTTGGTTCTTGGTGTTCAAGTAAATCAAACAGCTCTGGGAACTTTTCTTTATAGAGTTCAACTAGTTCCAGGCATTCTCCAGAGTACTGTACCATTTCTATGGGATCGATTTCGTTATGGTATCTGGGGCTCAATTGTGTGTATCCTGGGAGACAAAACGGGACTTGCAAATCTGTGTCAAAATACACCAAATTCATTCCAACGTCAGTTTTAAACTCACCAACTAGGCATTTCTGGAACATTACGCTCGCCACTTGGCTCTTCAGGTTTGTCAAGTGGCATGCTTTTTCAAACGAGTACCATTTGATTTTGTGTTCTGACAGCTTCTGGTGCAGTTCCATGAAGTTCTTGAAATCAAGCAGCGAAGTATCACCTATTGTAAGCTTTACGTTTGGGAGTGTAAAAACTGCACTCACTGAATCAAACGTCTTTCCCACTGTTTCCAGAACTCCAACCCTTCCGTACATTGAGCCCTCCATCATGCAAACTGCTTTAATCTTAGGTTTATCATATTTTCCGTATAACAACTCATGGTTTCTAAGCTCTTGCTGAAGTGTTAACATCTCCTTCATTAGCACCTTGTTTTTGTCATCCTCTGGCATTACATGCACTTTTGAAACATTTGTCGGCTGATCTAGGAATGTTACCATGGGTAGAAACACTTgttttgtaatttttgtttCCTGGAGATTCTTGTCAAGTACTGTGTATGTTACCACTACGTTTTCGCATAAATGTTCCAGGCCTAGTAGCCTTGTTTCGTTTACCACGTTCAGGGGTGGAACTCTAACTGCTCCCTG encodes the following:
- a CDS encoding phenylalanine-trna synthetase, putative (apicoplast phe trna synthetase, signal peptide present, possible apicoplast target sequence present, PF01409 tRNA synthetases class II core domain (F), PF03147 Ferredoxin-fold anticodon binding domain;~Apicoplast targetting peptide predicted by the PlasmoAP tool;~1 probable transmembrane helix predicted for TA11685 by TMHMM2.0 at aa 5-27;~Signal peptide predicted for TA11685 by SignalP 2.0 HMM (Signal peptide probability 0.945, signal anchor probability 0.037) with cleavage site probability 0.596 between residues 23 and 24), which gives rise to MCNMLYFWLTLSLLTLILHKLESLLFLSGTFLFDNKIMSGILAFRLYKGNNLPVSLNRCLFNTLISQRFKTNLYNTTNLQFNFNMNPKIPKHFEEKISKRLDTNTSNPLGIVAHLIRDFFNSYEDLVVSKRKFDYYPVQFEPVTISQNFDELQVPLDHVSRDPKDSYYLDKEYIKNFKDFKNKSYLDIIKEKNGVYDRDLIHYMADTFKHSKYKLLPTHTTSHITNLLRDGITEAIYSGQVFRRDEIDSQHYPVFHQMDGYLLFTREDIEKLRSLEEFKTDTTNEVIFRHLKRTLENLVSHLFKFVTVVSKNTTESRKINFSELEKYWDDEATFPFTFPSSEYYLKNDAQPTELLGCGVLKNIILENNFKDFGEEFLGGWAFGIGLERLTMVLCKISDIRQFWETDERFLKQYEHSFSEKKLPVFVKYSKNPPVVRDLSFYIPDSFDEEIFRSIIMEKGKGYVEDIQFVSIYFNEKISKKSLCYRVVYRAFEENLTNSFVNSIHEEAVKSLKDKLRLTIR
- a CDS encoding uncharacterized protein (1 probable transmembrane helix predicted for TA11690 by TMHMM2.0 at aa 1485-1507); this translates as MGKVEVWELQESSSENLYYEESQESSYVESQETPDEERENRAVDLFDNDYTKRRLRKHSDSEDGRPREIDSNENTEEEESEFESEHSTSKESLSDNDYKEELFLLQYVRHYGQEVNQTLYNFECLPRHWNGVFYITSAHNLESVPQNYFYYIEIGRINPNAQSRYRPGERLTLGNPIFICNKLKMEISYGDLKDYFVKIDLWKKHRLSLNTLHATRFLTFQDVIENKSNLTLALDMPVPDVTKESEGNTVITEDSERKIPLHKLNVVMLLEEIFDFMFVFENWSFTPSPHLPDHLKNSPKNIKVSVIREIGKGWDSKWAGVSNDDYWPSAGVFNYRGTIRHMKISYFQVKVYCITNKKFWRRTTTLLGTCVMSLRSVRDYPLVRGAVKKLAKGADQMQSGTIQGNIVCYMSSAGLKHFYENKKRPAQPISGSSLLTHLDKSYRYLVIRLVRCESLPSTNTDTNSSDPMVKVRWDGIVNCTPTLECTTSPVYNHNMYFPIHLVDEEETKNIFLIMNCLPVDLLSKGPVVMEVWDGDDTSTEFLGGVEVPLSKLFLNGIETRRSLVDGIYNEGSKQGLDDEDGHEVGEPVLYSGFSNDVNVEHLTPVYRDTLTLTGYTVPHRGSKPTITFEMYILPPMPQGLTVPNDQKRQVKSDTYRDLARRWDKEFETWQKMYKDQTLSNFPQRRFLTTTTNNALKMEISPTEVIILSCFVTPIQIPSQLSRPGTLMHWISNFALKEDSIDTVGELRKIDNWQTPSRFLTTRKGGLHDRAVLLCSCLLGINFDAYVCKGTIKNGTVEHCWVMTRHSDSTVSFWETGNKKIWHLPKRWRVSKQDSDCYEDLNVTSGPILDNYKNITFEPSSNLQQLQVPNKNVHGLTKYEMYGNDYVPDQKVDLDALLHKHDEVNFDTSSLRDNLSKTLLDNPQRKQQFAKTVKQLNPKQDLIIPFETLVHLPYSSIETVFNNKQLWGNIQNHHPSCILYDLEDPLQWKPFLKVPLQDELSQYIQITPPPTMNKCIETSNDISNDICDMIEVMRAHRGLKCSISKEDEMKEKLGNFLDLMEYRESLDPQFDPGMPIHLLGWSNRKKLKKLSKTRNVQEVVNNMKKSTKQPQFDSYYSTESTDVSPKPQSVNQQVNEQSEKVSEKSQKSARDLESGVNPEQPPVEAEQNADNENPEVNTEPERRKKTTSRGRKRRHSRREKRTKPLEKRTVEDPKHQSLIRYRGTRLNLEKKVNLVKNGFEISLKKKSKPKNVKNLKQPKIHKSFYDVTHVEVPEFQICSRFNPINTPSSSGVSRTPMSDLSVASLEKFSFNKHSDIIHSAVHRMRVSIQEKSRNHNLGRREDSKNVKLTNYMNQQNYLVKNRKSFLKKLRTAVNKRGSRFERNPRFIEDMNLVVQMPEFRKEYMYADYNIPYEFTIHKSVETSNWNHYYHYEALFYSWQKNIPVMANHTFVGIPIHFSTSDVNEIRRLLCCNKRFKKLFVNKLDDLVYVICCKVYPFLGNLFSTWVFIGCHVPWRM
- a CDS encoding uncharacterized protein (Weak Pfam hit to MAC/Perforin domain;e=0.00011;codon 333-653; contains possible signal peptide;~Signal peptide predicted for TA11680 by SignalP 2.0 HMM (Signal peptide probability 0.718, signal anchor probability 0.000) with cleavage site probability 0.614 between residues 21 and 22); this translates as MKIINIVIISFCLIKIWLCKAHYLDMAETEEGGNGKILDTQEGGFNTPYKGYDNYDLNSGKGDSLVEKGTVKSNNNDRKPKGNHNKKLNGKENSPKKGKEKVIDTKKKTNRKNNDEKIKKKNSKDSRECRKGTKCRNKLNGVSVKREHKKRNEKGRLVPIKSHNSFNEDFSQDYESKSESSTKKKLSPKIKNFAIGASDKIAQYGLPIATNLANNLINNKLVNEEEEDSESDSDLSDILGGKDDEDGDEENENETEKEEELESTEPEEDEENAEENGDSEEEYEVGEHDENEDEDNSSEEEEESDDNEEVEESEYANDEPEEHESEDEEGGDEEEDYTKRFKTPSGLEYLGAGYDLIKGNPLGDSVTLLDPGYKSSVIQMHWSKNIENISNSLRFLQPIGGWIRPYSSCHKVETVTEIKSSKSLLKSLSADASVSLSLPGDDFKFSASAKFKKLEDASKSRNSKVYINKSYCFKYVAGISTSLNWDLTLGFQSSLKRLSTEFKGFEKNSMCRPYIYREDPKNENCEELGVSDWMELFNTFGTHVATKIYLGGKIFTTLEVKKNQEKKLSDQGLDVKAILSAKIKDIGIDSNVEVSTIKSKNSLDHLLDTKKSTFVLGGDIYGHGKTIEFGEWARSVADHSMPIKAEFTPISHFIDKKLSETYNKAYLYYADVVLESDFLRYESQVELTPEELIDDVEIEHNQGSGDVKVSCKDGKSIQFGFMILSLKDNTYEVRECPIHATECSSGSDEKIGYSSLWIACRVQNIVNLRQILTTDKKPSCENGFHIFLGSYFFESKSKYLLMKPCKLGLFHTKLMFR